CAGATCACTAATTAATTAAGTAACTTTAATCTAGATCATCACAGTTAATCTACATTCTACACAATAACAACATTGTTTATGTTAGGTATTTAAGTTTACTATATTGAAAACACGTGGGTACATTGCAGTATTACACAGACTACAGAAAGTCTGAACCCCATATATTCTTCATAACAATATTTAGCATAAAACGAAGTTCATAAATGTTTGTAATGTTGCTGGAACTAATAAAAAAGATATGGGATTCAGTCATCTCTTAGCCTGTGTGGGTAATGACTAATGATCTGACCTGGTCATGGAAAAGAATCTTCCTTCCTACAAGGTAATCTGGTCAAATAATATCAGCTACGCGGTATGTTCCCAGTActgattttatatgaaagaaCCAGGAAATCGGTACCGGGAGCTTGCCTTAGTTACAGATCAAGAAAACTTCATAATATCAATACACACTATCACACTCTAAACTACCTGCCATTTTAGTTTTTGTATACAAGGTGCTCAAGAGGAATGCGAGAGATTTTagcacgcatttctgaggtcaaaagaagaagaaaaaataatgtttaggtcaatttcgccataatttttttttactttttttcaatttattgaATGTActtgtacataaaaagtaaatgttattggtaaacttgtcacttaaaatggatttatacttttttttttttcgtaaaacctagtttttgcaaagtgttacttgtcactttttgacatccatcaataaggatatttagcctacgtcccatagtagcaaTAGTAGCAATATCGCCATaaaaaaggcgttttgcactatgtaacaataaaaacttgtttttgttttattggtaactctgaaactaggcgaatttcaaaaagtttataggacatttttgtctctaaatatgatcaggaatatgctgttaaaattatttggttttctcatgttacaccgtgtatagtcACAACTATTGAAAATCCTGGTCAAATGTATTCAGTTGGTTCCCATTTTCTAAAGGTTATTACTATTTTCAAATATGTGATGAGAATGATGATCATCATAGAATAACATTCTAGAAATAGcgggtttgttagtgcacaccgttgtatggggaccttgcactttaagactatgcgctgaaacttgacccagttgattcttagctggtcttgagcagatacagaccgggagccgtcgagagccacctctcatttagtgggggggagggggtaagttcgacgctgccgcgcttcacttgcagcagcatttctctaaaactatagctattagggcatgtaatatatcattttcggataaattgaggatgaggaatctatttttagaacaaaaacaatgcactttctaacaaaaaaaaaagaataaaggagaaaagactaaaaaaatatatttatgatttttttacaatcaccaattttttttaaagtgtagtaagaatctgaaaacaaaaaatacagtcgtaaggctacacttattacgtttaagaaaatatatagtttattatacaaatctgttgataaatgggagataaaaaataatattaagcgtgggtcagagtgatctcaatgcaaaatattattttcgttgctgcgagtgaagcgcggcagcgtcgaacttacccccctcccccccactaaatgagaggtggctctcgacggctccgggtctgtatctgctcaagaccagctaagaatcaactgtgccaagtttcagcgcatagtctcaaaagtgcaaggtgtcgtgcactaacaaaccagctaaatATGGCTTGAACATTATCTAGgaaaaaacaaatgatttgTGTAGTATAGTCAAATACCCTTTTCATCAAAGTTTCAAACATGGTTTCAAATGACATTTTATACACAGTTAATAATTATGGCACATACATAAGTACAATATAACATAAACAGTGATGGCTTAATTACTAGCTAATTATTCCAGTATTTTTTCATTCAGATCTACAACATCACTTGAGTAACAGGTGCACTAATTTAAAGATAGCATAGCATAGCAGACTACAGGGTTAGGTACAAACTATAAAAACAACTAATTTGAACAACTGAACCTTAGATGCCATTCTTTGTAACATAGATCTTGAAGCTGATTAATAATCAGTGATTATGCTGTCTTATAAAAAGTGGATGCAAAATAATTATATCCCTAGCATTAACTTTTCAAAACTGATTTTATGAATAGCCATCAAGTTCCACAGCCCATACTAACAAGGAAAGCTTACCAATGTTTGTTTGTATTTACTCGTCTTTTTTAGTATCCTTAAATAGATGTTGCTTGGCTAATGTGTAGGCCACACCTATGGTCAGACAAGATACCACAGTCCCCTGGGCGGCTACTCGCAACTGCATGAGAAATACACTAGTACTCATTTTACCTCGTGTTTTGAATTTATATGCCCCCACGCCACAAACGCCAATCAGTCCTAAGATACCTGGCAACATAAAACAAACACCAGTTAATGAAAGAAAAatcaattaaaaacaaaaattgattGACCATCCACTTTAGAAATATATACAAATGAAGACACCAGACTTTTCTCGAAAATTAGAATGTTCATTACATATTAATCGACTTTAACAATTTATAGTTATTCTATATCTAAGATACACAGAGTgcattatatatgtatgtactagTGGTATAGGGTCTAATAAAATTAAAGGTAGTAGTAGtgtatattttttagttttcatAATTCTACTCTCATTTATAATTTTACCAAAAATGCTTGAATTAATGTTTTTTCAAAGTCTACTcttatttatacctacattcTACATACTAGAAAGACAGAATAATTGTCATCTGATTATTCAAAGTTCCTAGGGAGGACTGAACACATATATTATAGACAATCATgagtattatttataatatgaacatGAGTGTTTTCATAGAACTTTACCTATAATCATGAAAGGAGAATCCTTAGACTTCCTGGCCAATTTATCCGACTGAGATTCATCATTATAGTTGAAAGCAGGCCGTGAGTTTGCCATGATTCTGTAAATAAAAaggtataaattaaaattaaatcttctctttccgcaccgACTTTATATTAAAAGACATCAGACTAGAAAAATCCAGCATGTAAACAAACTTACTTACCTAATTATTAAATTGTGGACGCCAGTCACCAGgtaatttatataatatttaaataaatcttttCATTGCATCACTACAAATCTATCTATGGTCAAGGTTACATCAGTCTGACCAGTCAGTACAGTACGTTAACTACGTTACGTCATTTTCTGACACTGGAATGAACGCATGCGTTCAGTGAGAAAAATAAAAGATGCGTTCAGCGAAACGTTTTTTCAAGTCTTGGGCACAAATACAATTTTTCGTCAATCTGATTTTTTAATTAtctgatcaaatcaggtggtgcggacgcaaacgccaatttggctcgttgaattcaaccgccgattgTGACCGATAAAATCGAGATCCGGACGAATAGAAGAATATCACTTTAGTGTAGTATTCGCATTTGGgggcattttttaaaataaaatcaataatacgcaaaactctgcgtagagggcgtcactagcacaATCACAGCACCTACTacagttcggtttctgcctctctatcactcttgccgattcgatcgatagaggcagataacgaaatttcgcgtttcgcggtaggccacctgtaaacattaacaaaccgccttgatgcatcagtgtgaaaacttaaaaaaaacactgtttaaggcctagtacgCGAGTGTAAATGTAAGCGCTAGTCCCGCGCGAGCCCCTTTGGCTCGTGCtcaaaaaaccgctcctccacgccagccaggcgagcgcgagccgagccgcgacGCGAGACGAGCCACGAGCCCACCGCTTCtcgccttcgagcaacaccggcttccgacacatcggaagggaggggcccaagcgatatatacaccgtacaaatctttctgccatttttcgcggggggaaaggtgcacacagtcgcacttctcacacacttaaatacaaaatccaatctgtaatgacgacacaaatacatagaaaatgacacacgtcaaagacaaatcttgcaaacctcgatctctttttgtgtacggacgagtgacaagtgtcacaacacgcacactaacacattttggttgaagtatgttattgtattctgagagatgagaagtcggatttgtcgctcgaccgatccgcaatttgtactgagcgagcaaaatcgataaatccaacaattacatgagactaaaatataataattgtgtttgaatgtaattaaacgtatgatatgtaaaaaaaatattacatgtgaaatgtaacactttctttttgtaaatttgatgtccccgacctctttttataacaaaaaaccgagcaaacaggcatttttgtgcagcagtgttcgcgcgcgcgtctggactcggtctagtgaaaaattcAAGTGCaagtagttttattacccgcgctagattagattgacgcgctaatcttgtacctcggcagaggggaaatagtgcgaatgccgccttccttccgtgttgctcgaagcttctcgcactcgcgtctcgtggcgcggctcgcggctACTTAGCAAACGGTTTTTACtggctaatattatattccaaaaaagccgttaagtgggttaggttaggtttgaactgcgatcctcacagaaccgaacaaaagtgggttaggttagaactgcaagccttacagaaacgaaatgctactcgAAAAGTGGGTTtcattaggttcgaactgcgatcctcacagaaccgaactgctatcagagaagtgggttaggttaggctggaactacgacccttacagaaacgaaatgctactaaaaagtgggtggtttttacctccttttctacatagtgcaccatctacaataatctttcaccggcccccatagaaatcgttttttttttcttaaaaattataatgtttatggttCAACTAATCACATCCGTATGCGTAAAATATaaccaaaatgataaaaaaaaccaaggtcgggattaagtatttcaaataaaagcaaaaataaaaatatctattggtaagtatgtaaattgtatgtCATGCAATAAGGTAaacggccccaagttcgtgttagtacgttatttcgttaattttgtttctggcgcaaataataaggaattcaattattttttattctaattatacatatgaaaacaatctgtattatttaatctcttcaataaagtaataaccaatattttagtaattaaactgagagtaatacgacggtcgaatCTGTCAGAgggccgcgaacagctgtgttgtatgcgtgcacttttattaggcgtaaggtgcgcgctctcacttgttaagcttataggaaggaaaagctaaacccattcgaataaaagtttttgggagtgtttctgtgggttccttagtaattgatttgataagaaaaaagattgaatatatgcatagaaataacttaaaattgcaataaatcgactcacgaaatagcggtcattttatttttcgtgtgtctcctatttcgtgccactaacgaatcaaggattttctagatacattttgagtgcttgtttttaaatataacaacgaagataattaaaaaaataaattagtaaacaattaatgtatttcatgaagtttcgtatgagcgaaattcggtatatgtttttttcactagaattctcataaaacgagtttgaatgtgacccgagttaaaaattttaaggtatattccacgtatattctcatattaactactagcacaattttatttattattcaatttatttgatttatttttgtgtatgtttatatttaacgtataagatagtaaattattttttgtaaataatttttattttttaatttacatattttaatttgtaatttttattttatttatttaaatagtttggctcttaatcacgtattaaagtactcatatggtttacaaagtcttaattcaaccattaaagacgacgagtacaaaaaactttaagctagctctcaaatttttttttttttaaattatttttaatttgaccatacaattattcgtaagtaggtaagaccgttaaatataaatgattatcagcaaattatcaccaattactctaagaaaactttatgccgaaacaggggacacgaattcacgaacttaggagctgacctaaatttgtatcacgaaatgggagccaaataagaggttcacgacaaaattcatataaaataaagtttcaactaaaaccctacagtttatacattaaattatcaacaaagaactaatataacttattcaaaagctttcaaggtaatgatatgcttagtaatatttaaaaaaatatacaaactctcaactcactctcaagagccttaacctgccgaaacaggggccctttaccttatgcTATGCTTAAtgatacatttgactaaataatttttggtAAAAAGAAACTagtccaagtaattatttgctaaacaataacttgccaaaaaagactattgctaactgaaaaattgcgataatttgttttgccaaacatttttttgggaaatgataatttgggaaacatagtttgggatgtgaaACTTTGGGAAACGCTTTTGGCCCATTacccaccaccaccaccaccaccttaAGTGCCATCTGCAACTAAATGAGGAAAGTCGGCCGTTAGATTCATTAATAGTGTTCCAATGGGGAAGGCAACTGTCAAATGTTGTTATAGATGGTGCCAGCATAGGTTTTCCCagtttctatgagatttgggaCTAGCATCCAGGCAATACAATTTCTTTAAATAAACACCTACATCAGTTATAACTAGTtataaggcgtatccagactagtcaatttttcgccaatctgattaaattgtccgaatcaggacgtgcggatgcaaatgccaatttggctcgccgataatgaccgatattaccgataaaatgaggcgcggacgcaagaataccaatttgtgacgccagtatcttcgttctggggcatttttttcaatttagagggctctaattatcaccataaatctaaaattggtgattaaattggagatgacgccaatttcatttctggatACCGCTTTACATTTTTTGTAAGACTCAACTGTAAAAAAACTCAGCCGGCTAAACTCATTATTATCTTACTACCGAAATACTAAACAGCAAAGTGTTTTTGTTATAAAAcggtataaatatatttataatttataggaTATACAAAAGTTCATCTTTATATCTAAACAACATTTTATCTACAATTTTGTAATTCTTCAGCTTCGTAACTTACgatctgggggccgatttttgaatttcgaccactcgatttcgtgtatttcgttcaataaatatctccagtacccggcatttaaattctactaatagaattgaaaacgagtggtcaataccactcgattcccaatttctatcgctcgtatttcaaaaattagcatatcgctgttttccaccgattttcgagtgacgaaatcgaacgctcgAGATTAAAAAATCGGCCACCTGATCTGATGACAATACGAACtactaaataggtacttattattattattattatgagcccatattgtcccactgttgggcaaaggcctccctcttattcttccacgtatccctatccgcagaagtctcccaccagtctctgtcaaaagcgtcaagctcgtcccgccatctccgacgAGGTCTACCGTGACGCCTTACAATTTGTGGTACCCAACGGGTGGCTGTTTTGGCCCACATGTCTTCTGGCATACGGCTGACGTGTCCTGCCCAATCCCATTTGAGCTTGGCGGCAGTTTCAGCCACATCAGTTATTCCAGTTTTGGAACGtagtattgtatttttaatgcgATCGGTTAATTTCACGCTCAGAATACTACGTTCCATGGCTCGCTGACAAACCTTGAGTTTGGATTTCTGAGCCTTTGTCAAAGACCAAGTCTGTGCTCCATAGGTAAGGATGGGGAGAATGCACATGTCCATGAGTTAGGTACTtatggttaaaataaaaaaaatatataggacaatcttacacagatcatctaacctaacctaaccccaAACACCCaaatcaaagagaatttagcttgaaaagatggcgccatacctttggcctatgctcgtgtagatggcgacactttttgacatttatcaaattcaacacatatcagtgtaagaacaaggatcaaagtcaaatggcgatctaaaagttttaatcagttgtcgaaagatggcagtaaatttactgtggctacaaaaattactttgacaatccgcctctatccTCTATATCAAATTCTTTTTGCCCAAACTAAGCTAAGCTTGACTTATGGATACacagtgtggaaaaataagtcgggccctggagggaaactacctaaatccttaagttggctcatattacttaaaggagacattcctttattttttaaaagaaacaaaactgcattcaaagattgtCTAAAACTcacttgcctcgcccgggactcgaaccgactaaaaattccaaaaaataaacactcgcaattttattctactagtcgatacagttaatgttaatggtaacatttctccaagaaacattaggtcttacactcgtctgtcgtacaaaatatccataaaatctaatatttagtatacagattttttagacaagccaaattgaagaaaataagaaaaatatttgaatgcacttttgtttctttttaaaaataaaggaatgtcccctttaagtaaaatgagccaacttaaggatttaaggtagttagGTAGGCCCTGGAGggccagggcccgacttatttttccacactgtatattatTCGAcgatataagtacctatgtacctactagagatgtcacgaatattcggcaagtattcggtattcggccactttATCGAATATTCAGCCGAACACCGATAACTGTTGTACcaacataaaaagaaaaattacacaataaaagtaaccaaaaactaggtacctataggtacttatttaatatttaaaatgtacgagccccgatgcatatGTTTTCGTCTAGTCAGACCTTTTTTTGAGGATCTCgcgtttgtacaaaaataatgtttaagtataaaaatcactaatatttaatgcttatactaatgtagtttcattttatatacttagtaatattctacaataactaaatccaaatacaagaaaaaccgttttgtACTGAACGaataaaaatacgattttttattttttatttgacggGTAGGAATATAACAGATGTGAAAAGGGCTAAGCTTATTACCTACCAGGGGAAGCAACACGGCTCTGCCAATAtactgacaattttgtttcgagccTCAGTTTCGAGCCCATCGCAtgcagcagtgctgtaggagGGGACAATAGACCT
Above is a window of Cydia splendana chromosome Z, ilCydSple1.2, whole genome shotgun sequence DNA encoding:
- the LOC134804907 gene encoding HIG1 domain family member 1C-like, with the protein product MANSRPAFNYNDESQSDKLARKSKDSPFMIIGILGLIGVCGVGAYKFKTRGKMSTSVFLMQLRVAAQGTVVSCLTIGVAYTLAKQHLFKDTKKDE